From Anopheles coluzzii chromosome 3, AcolN3, whole genome shotgun sequence, the proteins below share one genomic window:
- the LOC125907436 gene encoding uncharacterized protein LOC125907436 isoform X3, whose protein sequence is MIFSRSSGRIDTREWFERNLSPLRRGNSHYDQSVSVVPSLCTLFEKMLVTLIFQLCALQTYASTDAPLGSSLALLWCIGNCILYVGVLTFCIIERRWLFADARTGTGINFIPFIKTSITIVTHLVVLLEALIARGVYRALDVRVASVDGALGHLTDRAASRLARARTHFRNKLLLFCAFCCAIELGILALVYSDPVQLALWCLTVPSLVIIRLKHLHHAYHIDRLTARFDILREQLESLVTDGVSPGRPKPTEATAVPPNAQTSLIRWKMNGPSRPAVIVDSWTGLSTMKSPVSIGATSQVDRVPLRRMFVAKGTYLTLWHASKDLNGCCVYSQLANLLQNFIQCTCDLYSLYALLYLNQLDDIFAYILSIVATFTALGVVLAACENCKNQVSTWPGHPVRQSLPIACVLHPFCRLARWDSCCTNGCTVMRQICSRKWFVFGPVLPCVGHCYGDTVSRCNMMERVLCAFRSNQSINK, encoded by the exons ATGATTTTCTCACGTTCATCAGGGCGCATCGATACACGCGAATGGTTCGAAAGAAATCTCAGTCCTTTGCGTAGGGGAAACAGTCATTACGATCAGTCCGTTTCTGTCGTGCCGTCACTCTGCACTCTGTTCGAAAAGATGCTTGTGACACTTATATTTCAACTGTGTGCGCTGCAGACATACGCCAGCACGGATGCCCCTCTTGGCTCCTCACTGGCGCTTTTGTGGTGCATCGGTAACTGCATCCTGTACGTGGGTGTGCTAACGTTCTGTATCATCGAGCGCAGATGGTTGTTTGCCGATGCACGCACCGGTACCGGCATTAACTTTATTCCCTTCATCAAGACTTCCATCACCATCGTGACGCATTTGGTGGTGCTACTGGAGGCGCTAATAGCACGTGGCGTTTACCGTGCCCTAGACGTACGCGTAGCATCGGTCGATGGCGCACTGGGACATTTGACGGATAGGGCTGCTTCGAGATTGGCCCGTGCTCGGACTCACTTCCGCAACAAACTGCTTCTCTTCTGTGCGTTCTGCTGCGCGATCGAACTGGGAATTCTGGCACTGGTTTACTCGGACCCCGTTCAGCTAGCGCTCTGGTGCCTCACCGTACCATCGCTGGTTATCATTCGATTGAAGCACCTTCACCACGCATACCACATTGACCGCCTAACCGCCCGGTTCGACATCCTGCGGGAACAGCTGGAGTCTCTCGTCACCGATGGGGTATCCCCCGGGCGGCCCAAACCGACCGAGGCGACTGCTGTTCCCCCAAACGCCCAAACATCTTTGATCCGCTGGAAGATGAACGGCCCTTCCCGACCGGCTGTCATCGTGGACTCGTGGACGGGACTTTCGACGATGAAATCCCCGGTCAGCATCGGTGCCACCTCCCAGGTGGATCGTGTGCCTCTTCGGCGAATGTTTGTGGCGAAAGGCACGTACCTAACGCTCTGGCACGCCTCGAAGGACCTGAACGGGTGCTGCGTCTACTCGCAGCTGGCCAATCTGCTCCAGAACTTTATCCAGTGCACGTGCGACCTGTACTCGCTGTACGCGCTGCTTTATCTCAATCAGCTCGACGATATTTTCG CGTACATCCTCAGCATCGTGGCCACCTTTACCGCGCTCGGTGTTGTGCTGGCGGCGTGTGAAAACTGCAAGAACCAGGTAAGCACCTGGCCAGGTCATCCAGTTAGACAGTCGCTTCCAATCGCGTGTGTTTTGCATCCGTTTTGCAGGTTGGCCAGATGGGACAGTTGCTGTACAAACGGCTGCACGGTGATGAGGCAGATTTGCTCGCGAAAATGGTTCGTATTCGGTCCCGTACTCCCTTGTGTCGGTCATTGTTACGGTGACACGGTGTCACGTTGCAATATGATGGagcgtgtgctgtgtgctttcAGATCTAATCAGTCGATAAATAAGTAA
- the LOC125907436 gene encoding uncharacterized protein LOC125907436 isoform X2 has protein sequence MIFSRSSGRIDTREWFERNLSPLRRGNSHYDQSVSVVPSLCTLFEKMLVTLIFQLCALQTYASTDAPLGSSLALLWCIGNCILYVGVLTFCIIERRWLFADARTGTGINFIPFIKTSITIVTHLVVLLEALIARGVYRALDVRVASVDGALGHLTDRAASRLARARTHFRNKLLLFCAFCCAIELGILALVYSDPVQLALWCLTVPSLVIIRLKHLHHAYHIDRLTARFDILREQLESLVTDGVSPGRPKPTEATAVPPNAQTSLIRWKMNGPSRPAVIVDSWTGLSTMKSPVSIGATSQVDRVPLRRMFVAKGTYLTLWHASKDLNGCCVYSQLANLLQNFIQCTCDLYSLYALLYLNQLDDIFGKWPNPPGSPTTPLLTYCTFCWLKIHFPLRLHWEAKRKAIDFCTIINFHPFILLALAVKAKKMLKCKIFMSDRTKKAEKRGKADRTEHKPLLTSLVAAYILSIVATFTALGVVLAACENCKNQVGQMGQLLYKRLHGDEADLLAKMVRIRSRTPLCRSLLR, from the exons ATGATTTTCTCACGTTCATCAGGGCGCATCGATACACGCGAATGGTTCGAAAGAAATCTCAGTCCTTTGCGTAGGGGAAACAGTCATTACGATCAGTCCGTTTCTGTCGTGCCGTCACTCTGCACTCTGTTCGAAAAGATGCTTGTGACACTTATATTTCAACTGTGTGCGCTGCAGACATACGCCAGCACGGATGCCCCTCTTGGCTCCTCACTGGCGCTTTTGTGGTGCATCGGTAACTGCATCCTGTACGTGGGTGTGCTAACGTTCTGTATCATCGAGCGCAGATGGTTGTTTGCCGATGCACGCACCGGTACCGGCATTAACTTTATTCCCTTCATCAAGACTTCCATCACCATCGTGACGCATTTGGTGGTGCTACTGGAGGCGCTAATAGCACGTGGCGTTTACCGTGCCCTAGACGTACGCGTAGCATCGGTCGATGGCGCACTGGGACATTTGACGGATAGGGCTGCTTCGAGATTGGCCCGTGCTCGGACTCACTTCCGCAACAAACTGCTTCTCTTCTGTGCGTTCTGCTGCGCGATCGAACTGGGAATTCTGGCACTGGTTTACTCGGACCCCGTTCAGCTAGCGCTCTGGTGCCTCACCGTACCATCGCTGGTTATCATTCGATTGAAGCACCTTCACCACGCATACCACATTGACCGCCTAACCGCCCGGTTCGACATCCTGCGGGAACAGCTGGAGTCTCTCGTCACCGATGGGGTATCCCCCGGGCGGCCCAAACCGACCGAGGCGACTGCTGTTCCCCCAAACGCCCAAACATCTTTGATCCGCTGGAAGATGAACGGCCCTTCCCGACCGGCTGTCATCGTGGACTCGTGGACGGGACTTTCGACGATGAAATCCCCGGTCAGCATCGGTGCCACCTCCCAGGTGGATCGTGTGCCTCTTCGGCGAATGTTTGTGGCGAAAGGCACGTACCTAACGCTCTGGCACGCCTCGAAGGACCTGAACGGGTGCTGCGTCTACTCGCAGCTGGCCAATCTGCTCCAGAACTTTATCCAGTGCACGTGCGACCTGTACTCGCTGTACGCGCTGCTTTATCTCAATCAGCTCGACGATATTTTCGGTAAGTGGCCCAACCCACCTGGCTCACCAACCACCCCCTTGCTGACCTATTGCACCTTTTGCTGgctaaaaatacatttcccCCTTCGGTTGCACTGGGAGGCCAAACGGAAGGCTATTGATTTTTGTACCATCATAAATTTTCACCCTTTCATCCTGTTGGCGCTAGCggttaaagcaaaaaaaatgctaaagtGTAAAATTTTTATGAGCGATAGAACAAAGAAAGCCGAAAAAAGGGGCAAGGCAGATAGAACAGAACATAAACCTCTTCTCACGTCTTTGGTTGCAGCGTACATCCTCAGCATCGTGGCCACCTTTACCGCGCTCGGTGTTGTGCTGGCGGCGTGTGAAAACTGCAAGAACCAG GTTGGCCAGATGGGACAGTTGCTGTACAAACGGCTGCACGGTGATGAGGCAGATTTGCTCGCGAAAATGGTTCGTATTCGGTCCCGTACTCCCTTGTGTCGGTCATTGTTACGGTGA
- the LOC125907436 gene encoding uncharacterized protein LOC125907436 isoform X1 has translation MIFSRSSGRIDTREWFERNLSPLRRGNSHYDQSVSVVPSLCTLFEKMLVTLIFQLCALQTYASTDAPLGSSLALLWCIGNCILYVGVLTFCIIERRWLFADARTGTGINFIPFIKTSITIVTHLVVLLEALIARGVYRALDVRVASVDGALGHLTDRAASRLARARTHFRNKLLLFCAFCCAIELGILALVYSDPVQLALWCLTVPSLVIIRLKHLHHAYHIDRLTARFDILREQLESLVTDGVSPGRPKPTEATAVPPNAQTSLIRWKMNGPSRPAVIVDSWTGLSTMKSPVSIGATSQVDRVPLRRMFVAKGTYLTLWHASKDLNGCCVYSQLANLLQNFIQCTCDLYSLYALLYLNQLDDIFGKWPNPPGSPTTPLLTYCTFCWLKIHFPLRLHWEAKRKAIDFCTIINFHPFILLALAVKAKKMLKCKIFMSDRTKKAEKRGKADRTEHKPLLTSLVAAYILSIVATFTALGVVLAACENCKNQVSTWPGHPVRQSLPIACVLHPFCRLARWDSCCTNGCTVMRQICSRKWFVFGPVLPCVGHCYGDTVSRCNMMERVLCAFRSNQSINK, from the coding sequence ATGATTTTCTCACGTTCATCAGGGCGCATCGATACACGCGAATGGTTCGAAAGAAATCTCAGTCCTTTGCGTAGGGGAAACAGTCATTACGATCAGTCCGTTTCTGTCGTGCCGTCACTCTGCACTCTGTTCGAAAAGATGCTTGTGACACTTATATTTCAACTGTGTGCGCTGCAGACATACGCCAGCACGGATGCCCCTCTTGGCTCCTCACTGGCGCTTTTGTGGTGCATCGGTAACTGCATCCTGTACGTGGGTGTGCTAACGTTCTGTATCATCGAGCGCAGATGGTTGTTTGCCGATGCACGCACCGGTACCGGCATTAACTTTATTCCCTTCATCAAGACTTCCATCACCATCGTGACGCATTTGGTGGTGCTACTGGAGGCGCTAATAGCACGTGGCGTTTACCGTGCCCTAGACGTACGCGTAGCATCGGTCGATGGCGCACTGGGACATTTGACGGATAGGGCTGCTTCGAGATTGGCCCGTGCTCGGACTCACTTCCGCAACAAACTGCTTCTCTTCTGTGCGTTCTGCTGCGCGATCGAACTGGGAATTCTGGCACTGGTTTACTCGGACCCCGTTCAGCTAGCGCTCTGGTGCCTCACCGTACCATCGCTGGTTATCATTCGATTGAAGCACCTTCACCACGCATACCACATTGACCGCCTAACCGCCCGGTTCGACATCCTGCGGGAACAGCTGGAGTCTCTCGTCACCGATGGGGTATCCCCCGGGCGGCCCAAACCGACCGAGGCGACTGCTGTTCCCCCAAACGCCCAAACATCTTTGATCCGCTGGAAGATGAACGGCCCTTCCCGACCGGCTGTCATCGTGGACTCGTGGACGGGACTTTCGACGATGAAATCCCCGGTCAGCATCGGTGCCACCTCCCAGGTGGATCGTGTGCCTCTTCGGCGAATGTTTGTGGCGAAAGGCACGTACCTAACGCTCTGGCACGCCTCGAAGGACCTGAACGGGTGCTGCGTCTACTCGCAGCTGGCCAATCTGCTCCAGAACTTTATCCAGTGCACGTGCGACCTGTACTCGCTGTACGCGCTGCTTTATCTCAATCAGCTCGACGATATTTTCGGTAAGTGGCCCAACCCACCTGGCTCACCAACCACCCCCTTGCTGACCTATTGCACCTTTTGCTGgctaaaaatacatttcccCCTTCGGTTGCACTGGGAGGCCAAACGGAAGGCTATTGATTTTTGTACCATCATAAATTTTCACCCTTTCATCCTGTTGGCGCTAGCggttaaagcaaaaaaaatgctaaagtGTAAAATTTTTATGAGCGATAGAACAAAGAAAGCCGAAAAAAGGGGCAAGGCAGATAGAACAGAACATAAACCTCTTCTCACGTCTTTGGTTGCAGCGTACATCCTCAGCATCGTGGCCACCTTTACCGCGCTCGGTGTTGTGCTGGCGGCGTGTGAAAACTGCAAGAACCAGGTAAGCACCTGGCCAGGTCATCCAGTTAGACAGTCGCTTCCAATCGCGTGTGTTTTGCATCCGTTTTGCAGGTTGGCCAGATGGGACAGTTGCTGTACAAACGGCTGCACGGTGATGAGGCAGATTTGCTCGCGAAAATGGTTCGTATTCGGTCCCGTACTCCCTTGTGTCGGTCATTGTTACGGTGACACGGTGTCACGTTGCAATATGATGGagcgtgtgctgtgtgctttcAGATCTAATCAGTCGATAAATAAGTAA